Proteins found in one Aneurinibacillus uraniidurans genomic segment:
- a CDS encoding DNA alkylation repair protein, translated as MLNRKGANKISNIPSEVVSLLNMGKIESVNLTEWLAVNHISLLHNTLPEIGLQNYIDEISNAVNNLKEKTIMKVIPTIGGKLLEILSKKSEEDYSAYFLPLAMHRSDSVRCWAAYVIGLNRDLSITEKLSQIKPFAADKHFGVREIAWMAVRESITQELTKSITILEKWTVENDENIRRFAIESTRPRGVWCKHITQLKQCPELAISLLERVKSDPKKYVQDSVGNWLNDASKSHPEWVNVLCDEWLRTSDTKETKRIVTRAKRTITKKK; from the coding sequence ATTTTAAATCGAAAGGGAGCAAATAAAATTTCGAACATCCCCTCCGAGGTAGTAAGTCTATTAAATATGGGGAAAATTGAAAGTGTAAATCTGACGGAATGGTTAGCTGTTAATCATATCTCTCTGCTACACAATACCCTTCCTGAAATTGGTTTACAGAATTACATAGATGAAATATCAAATGCAGTCAATAACTTAAAAGAAAAGACAATAATGAAAGTTATCCCGACTATCGGAGGGAAGCTACTCGAAATACTTAGCAAAAAAAGTGAAGAAGACTATTCTGCTTATTTCCTTCCGCTTGCCATGCATAGATCAGATAGCGTTCGCTGCTGGGCAGCCTATGTAATTGGATTAAACCGTGATCTATCTATTACGGAAAAGCTTTCGCAAATTAAACCCTTTGCTGCGGATAAACATTTTGGTGTAAGAGAGATTGCCTGGATGGCAGTGCGAGAATCGATTACACAAGAGTTAACAAAGTCCATCACTATTTTAGAAAAATGGACTGTCGAAAATGATGAGAACATCAGGAGGTTTGCTATTGAATCAACACGTCCCCGAGGGGTTTGGTGTAAACATATTACTCAATTAAAACAATGCCCTGAGTTGGCAATATCATTATTAGAACGTGTAAAATCTGATCCAAAAAAGTATGTTCAAGATTCGGTTGGAAATTGGTTAAATGATGCCAGTAAATCACATCCTGAATGGGTCAATGTTCTTTGTGACGAGTGGCTAAGAACTTCTGATACAAAGGAAACAAAGCGGATTGTGACCAGAGCCAAGAGAACGATCACGAAAAAAAAGTGA